A single region of the Ascaphus truei isolate aAscTru1 chromosome 6, aAscTru1.hap1, whole genome shotgun sequence genome encodes:
- the LOC142496517 gene encoding olfactory receptor 6N2-like, protein MEPWNKSTVAEFIIVGFPTLYRYGPFLFTVLLLIYLLTITGNVLIFITIRLDSRLHTPMYFFVSVLSFIEIWYTAVTIPKMLINLLVPRKSISFNGCLLQTYFFHSLGASECYLLTVMAYDRYLAICHPLRYPAIMTTTMTTWLVASCGLCGFLCPITEVILISKLPFCGSNEIQHIFCDFPPLLSLACTDTSINVLVDFAINSFIILVTFVFIIVSYIKIIVAVMKIRTSVGRIKAFSTCVSHLAVVLVFFTCIVFMYVRLTKSYSLYYDRVLAVIYSVLTPIFNPIIYSLRNKEIIEAVKRRLCKGKIPYFS, encoded by the coding sequence ATGGAGCCGTGGAATAAAAGTACAGTAGCTGAGTTTATCATTGTAGGGTTCCCAACCCTATACAGATATGGACCATTCCTCTTCACTGTTCTTCTTCTCATATACCTTCTTACCATTACCGGAAATGTACTGATATTCATAACAATACGACTAGACTCACGTCTCCACACACCTATGTACTTCTTTGTCAGTGTTTTATCCTTCATAGAGATCTGGTATACTGCTGTCACCATCCCAAAGATGTTAATTAACTTGTTGGTGCCAAGAAAAAGTATCTCTTTTAACGGTTGCCTCTTGCAGACCTATTTCTTCCATTCTCTGGGGGCAAGTGAGTGTTATCTTCTTACTGTTATGGCATATGATCGCTACTTAGCAATTTGCCACCCTCTGCGCTACCCTGCAATAATGACTACTACAATGACTACATGGCTAGTAGCCAGCTGTGGTTTATGTGGCTTCTTGTGTCCCATCACTGAAGTGATTTTAATATCAAAACTACCTTTCTGTGGTAGTAATGAAATTCAACACATCTTCTGTGACTTCCCACCACTTCTAAGTTTGGCTTGCACTGATACGTCCATTAATGTCCTTGTGGATTTTGCAATAAATAGTTTTATTATTTTGGTGACGTTCGTCTTCATAATCGTCTCCTACATAAAGATCATTGTTGCTGTCATGAAAATAAGAACTTCAGTTGGGCGAATAAAGGCTTTCTCCACTTGTGTATCACATCTGGCAGTTGTGCTGGTGTTTTTTACCTGcattgtatttatgtatgtgcgACTAACAAAAAGTTACTCTTTATATTATGATCGTGTCCTGGCAGTGATCTACTCAGTGCTCACTCCTATATTCAATCCAATCATCTACAGTCTACGGAACAAAGAGATCATAGAAGCTGTTAAACGCAGACTATGTAAGGGGAAAATACCATATTTCTCATAA